A window of Chiloscyllium plagiosum isolate BGI_BamShark_2017 chromosome 25, ASM401019v2, whole genome shotgun sequence genomic DNA:
ctcaggaagttcatcaaAAGTTTAACCTCTGAGTACATTCTATAACGCAAACTATAACATCTGAGTTCTGAGAGCAATTAAGGCCATAAGCCTATATTTCTATCATTGCTTATATAAATTTAGAATCATAAAACACAGGAACTGAAGTACATTGCTcgacccattgagtttgctcctgCATATAATGAGATCATAGCCAATCTCATAACCTTCAGATtcactttcctggcttttccccagAACCTTTccttctcttactgattaaaaatccatctagaTCTTGAATATAGTTAAAACCCAGCctcctgcagtaaagaattccacaggtttactaCCCTTTGAGAAAAGCAATTCCTCCTAATCTGTTTAAATGGATAAATCCCTACTCTGAGATTACCCCCTATGATTCGAAAATTGGATGCAATCTCTCAATATCTATcgtgtcaagtcccctaagaatcttgtatgccttaggaaggcaatggcctagtggtactatcactagattgttaatgcagagacccaagTAATTTTCTTACCGTGTCTTGTGGACGGCGGacggcgtgcggtgccacctgtgctgcggggtggggcacataagaaaaaactgccccacccagaaggctgcccagcccacaCCAATGGCTGAGGATGGCGCCGctgcacccactccccctcccccaaagtcAGCACCACAAGCCCCGGCAGCGGGGGCTAAGCCAGAGGCTTCCAATgcctcagcctctggcagggagggagGTGAGCGTCCGGCCGACAGAAGGTGGTAAAAAAGACCCAATGCGCCAAGCCTGCCCACGTggagaccaccctgtcaccttCCCCCACAACAGACCCACGACCTGCCCCACTCTGGCACGTcaatgcccctgcggccgtgccagcgTCGCCCTGTTgcgggaaccctgacccccaaaccctTACCTGATCCCAGCCATGCTGCACCCACTGACCCCACACCCAACCCCCGCCCCGTTACAGAAACCCCTGTGGCTTCAACGCCTGCTCCTGGCCCGGGGGTCCCTGAGCCCAAGCCCCACACCACCCTGCCACATCCTTGCACTAACCTGGGGGAAACCACCGCTGCCTTCCATCCTGCAGCAGCTGTAAAAaaaagaatcttgtatgcttcaataaggtcacaccCTCTTCAATATTCCATTGAGTTCAAGCACATCCTACTTTTCTTCTTAAGAAAATCCTTCCAGGCccagtatcagcctagtgaatcttctctggactgcctccagtgccagctCAGAATATTCTACTTGTGATCTaatagcaagacctccctatttttatcaTCTTTTTCATTGAAAAACAGGACTTTGTattgtgtgagaaagagagaaccaGAGGTGCAGGTAAAGTTGACTTCGTCACCCAagaatgtaaatattttttgtaatgagtgctgctggaaagaagtttgttttattcattcatggaatgtgggcatcgctagCTGGAACTAGCATTAATTGCTCTTGaaaggtagtggtgaactgctGAAGTCTGGCTGTAGGTGTCcccatagtgctgttaaggagaggattctgggattttgactcagtaGCATTGAAAAAAACACTGATGCAGTTCCAATTTTGTGTGTGGCTTCAAATAGAGAAATTGTGAAAGTAATTAGACAGCTGAATTGGCTGGGCACCCAAAGAATATCAGCTGCCAGTTTTGAATTACAGGTATTAGAGTTGAGTATGACTGAAAAATCCCAATTTAAGCAGCGATAACattgaaaaaattaaaaacaaagctaacgtatttcaaaattttcattGAAAGATGCTATGAACATGAAACTTGTTTTTTGTGATTCTTCTTGTCCATATCTCTCAGGGTACTGGAGTGCAAGTGGCTTGATAATATTTGCACGAAAGGGAGATAAATGTTGTCCTTTAGCTTAGGAAGCTAAAAAGATTGCAAGAGTATTAAAAAGTATGTTAACCCTTGGTGATTCACATTGTTTCATAGTaaaaatattggaagaaattcTAAAAAGGGATTTTGCAGCAATACCCATTGAGTGGGATGTTGTCATTGAGTCACTAAGGGATAACACAAAGAATCAAAACATGTGAATGATTAAAGACTGACAATCGatattgcagttttaaaataGATGGTAGACAATGGAGTGATTACAAATTGAAATGGGTACTTTCTGATTGTTTTACAAAGAAAGCAGTAAGTTTTAAGTTGCTGGATATGCTGGGAAAAGGATGCTTAGGACTTTTTGCTTTGTATAGTAAAGGGAATATGACATATTgtcattttagattttttttattcaaaaaagaaaaaagggaatCTGTTATCATCTAATATGGTCTGCAAGAATGTCTGAGTTCCAGTGGAATGAGGGAACAATTGATGGACATGTTAATTGAGTTTGAGCTTGCAGTATAAATATGTAAATATTACCTAGTAATCAGTGGTGAGTTTTGTAGGGTGTGGTTAACTGAAATTAAAATGTGGACTTGAGTTCTGTTTAAATAGTTATCATTTGAACTATAACAATCATCACTGTACATGAGGTGGTGACAAAGAGCTGGGTGCAATCACTCTGCATGTTGCCTTTCTAGTAATGTTACACCATAAAGATGTGAAATGGGAAGTTGTTAGCAAACATTAGAGGTAAAGGTTTAGCAACTCACAAAAAATATAGAAAAGGTAGTCTAGCTATGATCAGCTAGAAAGTAATGGAATCAAATGAGTACAGTCTCCCCCAGCTGGATGATTGAAGAGAGACATTCCGAGGAAAATGTTGTGGTCAATTGTGTCAAAGCCTGCAGACAGTTTGAGAAGGCTGGGAGAGGATAGTTTACCTTTGTTAACATAGTGAATGTCTTTTGTGACTTTTATAAGAGCAGTTTTGATACTGTGGAAGAGACAGAAATGTGATTGAAGCAATTCTAAGAAATATATGCATGGATTTAGCAGGTgataacagattcaagaacagaagTAAAGGTGATTAATTTGGAGCAGTTTGTAAAGGCATGCTGGTAAGCACCTTTTTGTTTAAATATAGGTTAAATAATTGTTTAAAGATCCTTCCGTACACTTGATGTGTGGTAAAATTGAAGTAAAAGAACATAAATGTGGAAGTTTGAATTGTTTAACAGTAGGAATTATAATAGTGGAGCTGAATATCAGAAATGCTGGTTGGATTAGATGTTGTACACATTTTAGGATCAGGATAATGTATAATTGCTGTTTCTAGTAGCATGCAAAGCAACCAAGTATAAGTTGATATTGTACTTTTCAGATTTGATCAATGTCGTATTTTTTCTATGGAAATGCTTCTGCTTTAACAGAGAAGTACACAGACTAGTTTTCTAGTCAATGGAAGGCTATCTGTGCTTCAGACCAAACAGCACTGACCCAGGTGCAGTGGGTATAACGGTTATATTAGTTACAGGGAAGTTGGTCTGATGAGATCTGTTTGTGGTTGGGTTATTTTCCTTCAATCATTCTACAGCTGAGGTTGTAGCTGTGACTGAGAAAATCACAAAAAAGAAAAGGAACTGATCAATTAAGCAATACTTCTTTGATTCTATTTACAGTCGCAGCACCATCACTGCCCCTCTCCAATCAAACACTGCAGCACAAGCTGAGAAGTGTGGTGTTGCCCGATTTGGGAGCTTTTTTTACAATAGCTGACTGAAATTAGCACGCTATGTTGTCTGCCAGATACATCAGCTAATCTTTAGTATTGTAAGAGTCTTGACCTCTTCAAACATTGGCATCTGCCTAAATGTCATTCTTTTAACAtatctctttttttatatattaaaataTCCCAGAATGTTGAAATATGTTATGCTTTCTCCCAAACACTGGAGTAAAGTCAAGCAAAGGACCTATGTTGGACTCTGTTCTGACCTTTTCTGTTAAGTACAGGTGCATTGACATTTTATCGAGATAGCAGAAACATCTGTGATTTTTCCAAACATGGTTGAATAACTTGCTGATATAGCAAAAGAACCACAAAACATCAAAACAGAGTCAGCATAGTGAGAGGATTGGGCACAGTGAGAGAATTGAGTTTTACTTCATGGGCAGAGTATTGATGCAGTTCACTGAATTTGAACAGATTGTGCTGAGAGTGGTGGGAAGCCAGGCTATGGTTGtcattccaatcactgcagtgccaatgagaggtgacctaagCCCAAATTAGACACTCCACCAAAAGCAAAATTAATCAGATGATGAATTTCACATTCTGCCAGCTCCAGAATGCTTACAGTCTTTGACATTAGATAATTTGTTTAGTTTGGTGAGCACTGCTATGAACTTGAACACCATTTAGCAAATGAATGAGAGAAGACTCACTCCTTTTTTACATAAATTCTATTATATATATTTAGATGTCACCAGCATTGACTCATTTTGTTCCATGTATTTAAACTGTTTTCAATCCATTTGTAATCAGCTGTCATCATGGTAACATGGCatctgttggaaaatgtgaagtatTTTGTTCTCCAACGACCAccaatgattttatttattttgagcATCAGCTCTTTAGGCATCGCTTTCTTCAGTCTTGGGATCTACATCCAGTCACATGAAGTCTCCAATCCTGATGTGCCTAAGGTACTTGCAAAGATGAAACAAATTTTCTTATTATATGATTGTTATATGCTGCTTATAACTAGTGAAGCAGAGCTCCATGGCCTATTTTTTTCCCTCTGTCTACATGGAGTTCATGGAGTAAATGAGAATGTAAAATTGTTGAGGTACATAATCAGTTTTCTTCTTGCACTTGCACCTGCAGTTGGATATTTTGGGAACTGTATTGTTGCAATTGACATAACTCATGTTTGTTAGAATCTGTGTCCTGTATGCTACTAGTAGAAGTTACTAAAGTTTTATTTCTGAAGGCGATTCCCTGGTCTGTGTTAAATTAGTTCATCTGAGCTATGATGACAAGACTGCAATTACAATTGGCCTCCATATGTCAGCCAAGGTGGTAGTTGTATCTCATAGTCTTGAATTACTTCCCCAACACTAACTTAAATGTGTAATCTCTTCTGCCCCTTCCAACTTCCAGATAGGATGTTTAGATAGAGACTTGTGTGCTCTgtcaggtggatgtgaaagattCAATGATGAGCAGGGCCTCCCTTACCATAATGACTTAATGACTATATTTGCTCTGCCAGCATTTATGTCTTAGCACCATCAGGAATAGACTATCCCAGTGTTGTTTGTGGATTCTTGCTTTGATACACAACTGCAGTTTTGTTGATAGAACAGATAATGACAGAGCAGTAATGTCCACTATAATAGTATTCTGGGCCCAAGGCTCATGTTTTGAGcacatgagtttgaatcccatcccgtcagatggtgaaatttgaatttaataaaaatctgcttAATGGCAACTGTGTTGTTTGTTGTAAAACCCCATCAactcactgatatcctttagggaaagaaaaaaaGCCATCCTGATCCAGcatacatgtgacttcagacccgaATGTGGTTGACGCTGACCTGCTGGATGGCCAgtaaatggtggcctagccaaTAATGCCTATATCCATGAATAAGTTTTCAAAAAATGTCCTATGCTGAAAAAAGTGATTCATTGTATTTCACAAAATTTGCTCTTGTGTAGTATTTTTCATgcctgtgaagcattttgagacATCCTGAGAATTTAAAAGATACATAAATTGAAAAGCATAAGTTGAATTTATCTTGGATAAATTAGCCTGATTCCAATTTCTAAGTGCTATCCAGTGTtcttaataaaaacaaatttccacATCGATGTTGAATGAGGACAGGATTGGAGTTGGCTCTGCTGCTCTTCATGAAAATCTTTGTGATACTTGCTGTTTATTCAAAACATGAAGGGGAATGTCTTGATAAGTTGTGGGAGGACTGATGGTGCAACATAGCTATACACAAAAAAAGAATTGTGCCTTCAGAAAATGGAGTCAGGGACCACTTCCTGATCTACTATTTATCTTTTGTCTCCCCCTATGCCCTTGCTACTTTCTTCACTACTAGAGACCACTGATTTGTGCTGGAGTatggcttagattagattagattagattatttacagtgtggaaacaggcccttcggcccaacaagtccacaccaccccgccgaagcgcaacccacccataccccttacctaacactacgggcaatttagcgtggccaattcacctaacctgcacatctttggactgtgggaggaaaccggagcaccgggtctctggcgctgtgaggcagcagtgctaaccactgtgccaccgtgccacccacggctTAATCGGAGTTGACAGTCCTCTGTGAGCCAGTCCTTCTTACCATGCTTCACATGCGATCTACAGTGGTGATGGCTAGCAATCTTGTTAACTAAGGCCCTTGCAATTGAGACCATAGCATGCAACGTaaaaatgcagggtaacaggatAATGATGAGAATAGGGAGCTGAAACTTAATGTTCTAGGGAAGATGAAGGTTAGATCAACTGTAGCACTGCAGCTAGTTGGAATCAATATCCTATAACTCGGTGAAGAAGCCTGAAACATTCAACACTATTGTTTAGTGGAATGGGAGAGAAATCATCTAGGATTTGCATTCTTGATCATGTTCCCACTGCTATCTATTGACGTGCCTGTGTTGTTCACATATGGTAGACACAATTTTGGTCATGAAAACTTAGTTAATTTTGGGACAACATTTGCCTCAATTGGCATAAACAATTGCCCTATGAGTGATTCATCAAGGCTGAAGAATCAAATCAGAACTTCACTCAGTATGTTGAGAAGTTGAGGGAGGAAAAAGCTTAAGATTTGATGTTGGTGAGAAGCAGTAATTTTTTAAATGAGAAGTTCTAAGTAAATATATTTCTTATTTTTTGATGTAGGCATGGAATACAGTTCTGCTATCTCTCAGTAAACTAGAATTCTGTCTGCCTGAAAATGAAAGCCTGTGGCAGACTCGCACAGAACCTCTATCTTTTGGACGGGGTTCTATAAGGAGAAGACCAGACCCAGATCCTTTAGTCCATACAACAACAAGGCAACCTGTAACCACGATTGCTTTTACTCGAGACTTATCAGAGAGTGTCTCTCTACTACTGCCAATCACCTTTGATTCAAATGTACCATTAAAAAGATTTTCTAGTGACATAACTCGTCTCCATGCTGTGGTAGATGGAAACCTGCTGGGCCTGGAAGGTAAGTGTGAAATGTACAGTGGCAGTCTTTTCTGAACTGACCACCTAGGGCAAGTTTAAAAGTGGAAATACCAACTATAATTTTGTGCTTCTGCATTATTTTAATTGTTAGAAAATATCAGGTTGTTGGCTACAGAAACAGATTAAAACTATGATAAACGCACATTtctctttgtcaaagcttttgatAATTTTTAATGGCTCCCTACTTTGGATCAGTCTCCATTGTAAATAGAATATAACTTTATAGAGAGCCCACTGCAATACAAGTAGTAGGTTACAATTGCTTCCTCTGTACACAATCTCCTCCCTACCCTAATTAATTTTTGTGTTAACTCTAAATTTTACCAATTTACGTTTGTTCTCTTAAATCTAAGTTTTGTAAATTATGGATCTTCTATCCAGTTTTgcgtaaaaaaaacaaaaatggctAGAAAATATGACCGTATGGTAACTAAACTCCCTGATCTGTTTACTGTGTTCAACCCTTCACTTACAAAGTTTTAAGCACTTTTTAATTAGAAGTTATTGACATTATTTTAGACTGCTTGTTTACTGCCAActtctttctgtttcagattctAAAGCAAAGGAGGTTATTAATATCATGCTGGTGTCGCCATGGCCACCTGAACATAACCTTTCGCAAATAAACTCCTCAAATAATATGAATCCCTTTACGTGCATCACAATATCTGCACCCGCACATGTGCTTCCCCAGGCAAGGTCAGTGAAAAGTGACCTAAGAGAAGTCTGCCTGTTTTTTTTATGTTTGCTTTTTGGTTGAGTCAGAAATTTGAAGATTCCTACTCTTTACTCAGAAACCTTATGTTATACTTTATTGAACTAATGCACTAAAAAGATGAGCAACTTGTAGTAACAAAAAGTGAAGGGCAGGGAAGCATGAATACAAACTTGTGTTAGGTCCTAATGAAAGGTCCCCACCTAAAAcaacaactcccctgctcctctgatcctgcttgacctgctgtgctgtagtCAGCTCTatactttattgactctgactttccagcatctgcatgacCCTTTAGAAATACTGTATAATCCATTATTGATGAACATTTTGTTGCAAATAGACCTGCTACATATTTAACCAGGTTTCCATTATTATAATGCTATCTCTGAAAAATGTGCAAATAGGACTGACTATGGGTGATTAGATGAAGGCACTGAAGTTGTATTATTGGACTTTCAACCATCTTGCCAAAGTGACTTGCATTTCATGATAATGAACCTATTCTGCCCCTACAGGATTCAGTGTAACTGTAAATTGCACTGTAGGGTTCTCACCATAAATTTAGTTAAACTTTATACCCTTGCTCCTAAATGCAGTGCAGGAATTCCTACTATCTGCTGTCCACAAAGCCCCATTCTTTCTCGTCAGTACATGATTGGTGCTGCAGGTTCATTCCTTAGGCTGAATCAATTACTTCTGGTGTATCTCACTGTTTATTTGTGAAAGCACCTGGACCAAAGATTGAATTGTTGCTTTGGAGTACAAAACTCAAGTTATTTTGTCCTGCTTATCGGATGTCTTGCCTCGAGAGAGAACTGCAGTGCAGCCACCACTGCTTATTTCAGGCAGGTTTATGTTACTATGCTTCTCAAACAGCAATCTACATTTGAAATGAACCTCTATAACCAATGAAAAAATTAAGCCATGGAGACACTGTCAAACTTTATTTTGTAATCTGTCTcaaataaactttttaaaaaataatcgtTTATATATTAAAAGGGCACTGAAATTTTgatgataagaaataggaacagaagtaggctgttcagcccctccagccAGCTCCACTATTCTattagataatggctgatctgacactccgCACTTCCATGGTCCCGATTCCCCTTTACAtcctgtctatttcagccttacatatacacaaggactctgcctccacagctgTTTGTATCAGAGTTCCAAAGTgcctcaaccctctgagagaagaaattattcctcatctcagtcttaaattggcaccccttaattctgagactatgccctctggtcctagacactccCGCgagaggaagcatcctctcagcatttactctgttaaGTCCCTTAAGAATATTACATTTCAAttatatcacctctcattcttctgaattccaatgagagTCCCAACCagttcagcctttgctcataagataattTGCCCATACCAGGAATCAATCCATTAAACTTCGTCCGAACTGCCcacaatgaaattatatctttccttaaataaagagaccaaatggctcacattactccagatgtgttctcacaaacaccttgtacagttgcaattagacttccctactcttctactcc
This region includes:
- the LOC122562585 gene encoding transmembrane protein 248-like, which codes for MVTWHLLENVKYFVLQRPPMILFILSISSLGIAFFSLGIYIQSHEVSNPDVPKAWNTVLLSLSKLEFCLPENESLWQTRTEPLSFGRGSIRRRPDPDPLVHTTTRQPVTTIAFTRDLSESVSLLLPITFDSNVPLKRFSSDITRLHAVVDGNLLGLEDSKAKEVINIMLVSPWPPEHNLSQINSSNNMNPFTCITISAPAHVLPQARYLPSCNLENITDALLYQNTLAKISEKTPSQSHTSAQCYKAQDKSEHKFPIVLSKEDRILCSQHLLKSSFILLLLALVIFCLCVACGMRKKKRNKTVNLRKAHLLEM